One Mycolicibacterium sp. TUM20985 genomic window, CGGGTCGCGGTCATCGCGGGGGGCAAGGTGGTGGCGGTGGATTCCCCGACGCGGTTGACCGGCCACGTCAGCTCGGGGGCGACGGTCCGATGGGTCGAGGGGGGCCACGTACACGTCGAACAGACGGACCACCCCACCGAACTCGTCAGGCGGCGCAGCACGGACGGCGCCGAACTTCCGGAGCTGACCATCACCCGACCGACCCTCGAAGATGCGTACCTGCACCTGATCGGCCAGGCGTGATGGCCAGCGAAAGCGCCCAGCGGGCCTCGCCGCCGCGACACCGCGCGACCGAATCGGAGTCACCACTTCCGTCGACGCTGCGCATCGGATTGTCGCGGGTCGTGCCCGAATTGAAGATGTTCTACCGTCGGCCGGAGCAGGTGGCCCTGACCTTCTCGATGCCCGCGGTGATCTGTCTGCTGCTGGGCTCGATCTTCTCGACGAAGATGCCGGGCAGCGAGACCACCACCGGCGCCGTGATCGCGGCGAGCATGCTCGCCTACGGAATTCTGTCGACGTCGTTCATCAACCTGGGCATCAGCATCGCCGCGGATCGCGACACCGGCGGCTTGAGACGCCTTCGTGGAACGCCGACCACCGCCTCGTCGTACTTCGTCGGCAAGATCATGCTGGTCGCCATCGTCAGTTTCGCCGAGGCCGTCATTCTGCTGGCAGTCGGTGTGTTCGTCTTCAAACTCCACCTGCCGTCAGACGTCTTCGGCTGGTTCACGTTGACGTGGATCTTCATCCTCGGTGTCGTGAGCTGCTCGTTGCTCGGCATCTTCATCAGCAACTTCGCCAGCAACGCGGTGTCAGCCGCCGTGATCACCAACGGTCCATCGGTGGCATTGCAATTCATCTCGGGCACCTACGTGCCGCTCGTCGTCCTGCCGATCTGGATGCTGACCATCGGTTCCATCTTTCCCGTCAAATGGCTGGCGCAAGGTTTCCGGTCGGTGCTGCTGCCACCGGCAATGGTCGCGTTCGAACCAGCAGGCAGCTGGGAGCATTGGCGAATATTCCTCGTGCTGACGGCGTGGAGTATCGGCGGTCTGGTCGGCTGCCTCGCCGTCTTC contains:
- a CDS encoding ABC transporter permease, whose product is MMASESAQRASPPRHRATESESPLPSTLRIGLSRVVPELKMFYRRPEQVALTFSMPAVICLLLGSIFSTKMPGSETTTGAVIAASMLAYGILSTSFINLGISIAADRDTGGLRRLRGTPTTASSYFVGKIMLVAIVSFAEAVILLAVGVFVFKLHLPSDVFGWFTLTWIFILGVVSCSLLGIFISNFASNAVSAAVITNGPSVALQFISGTYVPLVVLPIWMLTIGSIFPVKWLAQGFRSVLLPPAMVAFEPAGSWEHWRIFLVLTAWSIGGLVGCLAVFRWSEKN